From a single Brassica oleracea var. oleracea cultivar TO1000 chromosome C5, BOL, whole genome shotgun sequence genomic region:
- the LOC106296099 gene encoding uncharacterized protein LOC106296099 yields the protein MVRKMWKLSLNRKLALNKRKKRGLLNIYVTSTPPGIMKGRKDMMRVFGVCDKELREKVCAGIARWFYDACILFNDVIYDSFKEMTDLIGQYGMSLKISIMLELRVSLFQKEVANTPIMLFQRKNEWAAKRCSIMSNGGRDSVVQKDIVNFLVNSHKDFVFINSKEVSKVVKNATMLFKLLDEMVEDVGEKNVVQVITDNASNYVKTTIVYLRASLCSTL from the exons ATGGTCAGGAAGATGTGGAAGTTGAGCCTAAACAGAAAGCTAGCCCTTAACAAGAGGAAGAAGAGAGGTCTATTGAACAT ATATGTCACCTCAACTCCTCCTGGCATTATGAAAGGAAGGAAAGACATGATGCGTGTGTTTGGAGTTTGTGACAAAGAGCTAAGAGAAAAGGTTTGTGCTGGAATAGCGAGATGGTTCTATGATGCATGCATTTTGTTTAATGATGTCATCTATGACTCATTCAAAGAGATGACAGATTTGATTGGGCAGTATGGAATGAGTTTAAAGATATCTATTATGCTTGAGCTAAGAGTCTCTCTTTTTCAGAAGGAAGTGGCCAACACTCCCATTATGCTTTTTCAACGCAAAAATGAGTGGGCTGCCAAAAGGTGTTCTATAATGTCAAATGGAGGTCGTGACTCTGTGGTCCAGAAGGACATAGTTAACTTTCTAGTTAACTCTCATAAAGACTTTGTTTTCATAAATTCTAAGGAAGTCTCAAAAGTTGTGAAAAATGCAACAATGCTGTTCAAACTGCTTGATGAGATGGTTGAAGATGTTGGTGAGAAGAATGTGGTTCAAGTGATAACAGACAATGCATCTAATTATGTGAAAACAACAATTGTCTATCTACGGGCCTCTTTGTGCAGCACATTATAA
- the LOC106343552 gene encoding LOW QUALITY PROTEIN: probable BOI-related E3 ubiquitin-protein ligase 3 (The sequence of the model RefSeq protein was modified relative to this genomic sequence to represent the inferred CDS: inserted 1 base in 1 codon; deleted 3 bases in 2 codons; substituted 1 base at 1 genomic stop codon), with protein MAIXDQHHSSNLLLLNNRNGKEEKRTSXLLQSQAQTNMLFNNEGYNQRKGGRETIQHQLPLQSQCPQVIDLSLLHNYNHPHSSMVYTGLRRAEAQAWQARASAQEAAATSLQAQLQQAVDMRGGGGVWAQDGRAEEEGLLCAVGNIGLEAREATVVMLPCRHLSICPECDRTALACPLCLTLRNSSVEAILC; from the exons ATGGCTATTTAAGATCAACACCATTCGTCTAATCTCCTCTTACTCAACAACAG AAACGGTAAAGAAGAGAAAAGGACTT CGTTGTTGCAATCACAAGCTCAAACCAATATGTTGTTCAACAATGAAG GTTATAATCAGAGAAAAGGAGGAAGAGAAACGATCCAACATCAATTACCTCTGCAATCTCAGTGTCCTCAAGTTATAGACTTATCTCTGTTACACAACTACAATCATCCGCACTCGAGTATGGTTTATACAGGACTCCGG AGAGCGGAGGCTCAGGCTTGGCAAGCGAGAGCCAGTGCCCAGGAAGCCGCAGCCACGTCGCTGCAGGCTCAGCTGCAGCAGGCCGTTGACATGCGTGGCGGTGGCGGTGTGTGGGCGCAAGATGGTAGAGCGGAGGAGGAAGGGCTATTGTGCGCAGTAGGTAACATCGGATTAGAGG CAAGGGAAGCGACGGTGGTGATGTTACCGTGTCGGCATCTAAGTATCTGCCCGGAATGTGACCGGACAGCTCTAGCATGCCCGTTGTGTCTTACGCTGCGGAATTCAAGCGTTGAAGCTATCCTTTGTTAA
- the LOC106343551 gene encoding probable inactive heme oxygenase 2, chloroplastic, which produces MASLVGQTPGTPSSPPKVVLSLLHHHPLTSIISFPTERRTPTNLTLNLCRCSSPMTVPSSPKKKRTKYRKQYPGESVGITEEMRFVAMRLRNANGKKVDPANDKEQEGEDGDELEGETWSPSKEGFLNFLVDSKLVFDTIERIVDESEDVSYAYFRRTGLERCESLERDLEWFRTTQGLAIPEPSQVGVSYAKYLEEEAKENAALFLSHFYSIYFSHIAGGQVIVRRVSEKLLEGKELEFVRWEGDAQDLLKGVREKLNVLGEHWTRDEKNKCLKETAKAFKYMGQIVRLIVL; this is translated from the exons ATGGCTTCTCTCGTGGGGCAAACGCCTGGGACACCTTCTTCACCTCCTAAGGTCGTTCTATCTCTTCTTCATCACCATCCTCTCACCTCTATAATCTCTTTCCCGACCGAGAGAAGAACCCCAACCAATCTTACTCTCAATCTCTGTCGTTGCTCGTCACCCATGACCGTGCCGAGCAGCCCAAAGAAGAAGAGAACAAAGTACAGGAAACAGTACCCAGGAGAGAGCGTCGGAATAACCGAGGAAATGAGATTCGTCGCCATGAGATTACGCAACGCTAATGGAAAGAAAGTCGACCCCGCAAACGACAAGGAACAAGAAGGAGAAGATGGTGATGAATTGGAGGGAGAGACTTGGAGTCCGAGCAAGGAAGGCTTTCTTAACTTCTTGGTGGATAGCAAGCTTGTCTTCGACACTATCGAACGAATTGTAGACGAATCTGAGGATGTGTCCT ATGCTTACTTTAGGAGAACAGGGTTAGAGAGATGTGAAAGTCTTGAGAGAGATCTAGAATGGTTTAGAACAACACAAGGTTTGGCGATACCGGAACCAAGTCAGGTAGGAGTCTCGTACGCAAAGTACTTGGAAGAAGAGGCAAAAGAGAATGCAGCTTTGTTTCTTTCTCATTTTTACAGTATCTACTTCTCACACATCGCTGGTGGTCAAGTTATAGTAAGACGG GTGTCGGAGAAACTTCTAGAAGGGAAAGAGCTGGAGTTTGTTAGGTGGGAAGGGGATGCGCAAGACTTGCTTAAAGGCGTCCGTGAGAAGCTCAACGTGCTCGGGGAG CATTGGACTCGGGACGAGAAAAACAAATGCTTGAAGGAAACCGCAAAGGCATTTAAGTATATGGGGCAGATAGTTCGCTTGATCGTCTTGTAA